One window from the genome of Gimesia aquarii encodes:
- a CDS encoding WD40 repeat domain-containing protein, which produces MIKFECETCFQEYKVRDDRAGQVLKCKSCGSKMRVPAGDDDFEDDLYEDFEEPVRPTRKKKPTGASKKKSSGNSNNPITIIAGVCAFGIAFFVAYTFVGGLFGDKNNEAAQHELVNISQELKQLRAKMKEYSEAVKKATSKEERQPILDKMKTTLARIKELKAKQKASIAAIGETQSPDKVANKSSRPTSQEWVSLIDPPRTVPKWPEVSQISIDLDHSTNDRIHPHSVSPYMGQWYDVNRATHLDVWNLVTEKKVNELSIDIKRSSISYKGKAKLSEDGKYLLLAFQNYKELIPRLECWDVMNDKLKAEWDAGPKGSTIEEYNICSPTRAISKTNEKVDGKYHAFLKLWDLTTGKLIKEREIESLHLINSSYKISPGGKYLIAHSYSDLYVYDLGSLDLIYETKLKDFLNSDEDYYNIADLDFSADGKELGLLVSGSNSTTIWIVELSSGKSNKGFQISGSLSQALREPGYVGSDFVWNPDGAGWLLYGAWYVDRQRRQLIWTLKPVPNVTIRDEVFLTPHYLIASTATALKDENGRYIKNREPRLVAVPIPEQKISDSLSAYESKSDAILGAGQEISINVNIGELKFGNADEVKSILTDVIQKRLEADGFKIMPDQPLVFKLEYQEQEGNKLQLSKRGAPTAKNPLGRIATGKSIQSTAAVFKLSWIDQPAKKTLWSKQALVNPRFLILRDATAEEARKQMFEGLQNRLMAEAIPYFIPENKKLSMLPVEIKLPE; this is translated from the coding sequence ATGATTAAATTCGAATGTGAAACATGTTTCCAGGAATATAAAGTACGCGATGACCGAGCCGGACAGGTACTGAAATGTAAGTCGTGCGGTTCCAAAATGCGTGTGCCTGCGGGAGATGACGATTTCGAAGACGATCTGTATGAAGACTTCGAAGAACCAGTTCGTCCTACACGTAAAAAGAAACCGACCGGCGCATCAAAAAAGAAAAGCTCGGGGAATTCGAATAATCCGATCACGATCATAGCAGGCGTGTGTGCGTTTGGGATTGCGTTCTTTGTTGCTTATACATTCGTAGGTGGCCTGTTTGGTGATAAAAATAATGAGGCTGCTCAGCATGAATTAGTCAACATAAGTCAAGAATTGAAACAATTAAGAGCAAAAATGAAGGAGTATTCAGAAGCGGTCAAGAAGGCAACTTCGAAAGAGGAAAGGCAGCCGATTCTGGACAAAATGAAAACAACTCTCGCACGAATTAAGGAGTTGAAAGCGAAACAGAAAGCGTCAATTGCTGCGATCGGCGAAACGCAGTCTCCTGACAAGGTCGCAAACAAAAGCAGTAGGCCTACCAGTCAAGAATGGGTCTCACTGATTGATCCTCCTCGCACTGTTCCAAAATGGCCAGAGGTGTCACAGATATCAATCGATTTGGATCACAGTACTAATGATCGAATTCATCCGCACTCAGTCAGTCCTTATATGGGACAGTGGTACGATGTCAATCGTGCAACACATCTTGACGTCTGGAATCTGGTAACAGAAAAAAAAGTAAACGAGTTGTCAATTGATATTAAACGAAGTTCGATTTCTTACAAAGGAAAAGCCAAGTTAAGTGAAGATGGAAAATATCTCTTACTGGCATTTCAGAATTACAAAGAACTTATCCCAAGACTGGAATGTTGGGATGTGATGAATGACAAGTTAAAAGCTGAGTGGGATGCTGGCCCTAAAGGTTCCACAATCGAAGAATATAACATTTGTAGTCCCACACGCGCTATTTCAAAAACGAATGAAAAGGTCGATGGAAAATATCACGCGTTTCTAAAACTTTGGGATCTTACTACAGGAAAATTGATAAAAGAAAGAGAGATTGAATCACTTCATCTCATTAATTCAAGTTATAAAATTAGTCCGGGTGGCAAATACCTGATTGCACACTCATACTCAGATTTATATGTATATGATTTGGGTTCACTCGACTTAATTTATGAGACTAAATTAAAGGATTTTCTGAACTCTGATGAAGACTATTACAATATTGCTGATCTCGATTTTTCTGCAGATGGTAAAGAACTAGGCTTGCTTGTGTCCGGTTCAAATTCGACGACAATCTGGATTGTCGAATTGAGTTCTGGAAAATCAAACAAAGGATTTCAAATTTCAGGAAGTTTGAGTCAAGCTTTGCGCGAACCTGGGTATGTGGGATCTGATTTTGTCTGGAATCCCGATGGTGCTGGATGGCTACTTTATGGGGCTTGGTATGTGGATCGTCAACGAAGGCAATTAATCTGGACTCTTAAGCCCGTTCCTAATGTAACCATACGAGATGAAGTATTTCTGACACCACATTATTTGATCGCGTCGACTGCAACTGCACTTAAAGACGAAAATGGTCGCTACATTAAAAATCGAGAGCCGAGGCTCGTCGCCGTTCCGATTCCTGAGCAGAAAATTTCAGACAGCCTCTCCGCTTATGAAAGTAAAAGTGATGCTATCTTGGGAGCGGGGCAGGAAATCAGCATTAATGTCAACATTGGTGAGTTAAAATTTGGTAATGCTGATGAAGTAAAATCGATATTAACTGATGTGATACAAAAACGATTAGAAGCAGATGGTTTCAAAATTATGCCAGATCAGCCCCTAGTCTTCAAACTCGAATATCAGGAACAAGAAGGGAACAAATTACAGCTTTCCAAACGAGGTGCGCCCACAGCCAAGAATCCTCTGGGGCGAATTGCTACCGGGAAATCGATTCAGTCAACAGCAGCGGTTTTTAAGCTTTCCTGGATTGATCAGCCAGCAAAAAAAACTCTCTGGTCGAAACAAGCTCTGGTCAATCCCCGCTTTCTCATCTTAAGAGATGCAACGGCGGAAGAAGCCCGTAAACAAATGTTTGAAGGCTTGCAAAACAGGTTGATGGCCGAAGCCATTCCCTATTTCATTCCTGAGAACAAAAAGCTTTCCATGCTCCCCGTTGAAATTAAATTGCCAGAGTGA
- a CDS encoding VOC family protein translates to MKVHGVLETAIYVDDLQVAADFYQRLFDFEVMAEDRRFCALNAGDRSVFLIFKRGASHTAAHLEGGIIPPHDGAGPVHFAFAIDKDDLPNWEQRLIDAGVEIESRVNWPRGGESIYFRDPDNHVVELATPGIWPIF, encoded by the coding sequence TTGAAAGTACACGGCGTTCTGGAAACAGCAATTTATGTCGATGATCTACAAGTCGCTGCCGACTTTTATCAACGGTTATTCGATTTTGAAGTGATGGCAGAAGATCGCCGGTTTTGTGCCTTGAATGCGGGTGACCGCAGTGTATTTCTGATCTTTAAACGCGGTGCCAGTCATACCGCAGCCCATCTGGAAGGGGGAATCATTCCCCCTCACGATGGCGCTGGTCCCGTGCATTTTGCCTTCGCCATTGATAAAGATGATTTACCAAACTGGGAACAACGTCTCATTGACGCCGGCGTCGAAATTGAAAGCCGAGTCAACTGGCCCCGCGGCGGGGAAAGCATCTACTTCCGCGATCCCGATAATCACGTGGTCGAACTCGCCACCCCCGGCATCTGGCCCATCTTCTAG
- a CDS encoding DUF2975 domain-containing protein, which yields MTSKDRTSTICQVLYYFSVLSLYVVPLMLLGVWFYADQLVAGNGMIPDSVIQHPLPVTTKTFLVLLTAIMISPAYWGLFSLRRFLAACSTEDYLTLQNSRDLKRFAFGLMGTALISPITGAVLSVILTLHRPAGQKMLAINISSNQIILVAIGGLLFILANLLKRASLIADENAQIV from the coding sequence ATGACTTCAAAAGATCGAACCAGTACCATTTGTCAGGTGCTCTACTATTTCAGCGTTTTGTCACTCTACGTAGTTCCCTTAATGCTGCTGGGAGTCTGGTTTTATGCCGATCAACTCGTAGCCGGAAATGGAATGATTCCCGACTCGGTGATTCAGCATCCGTTACCCGTGACCACAAAAACGTTTCTGGTCCTGTTAACAGCGATTATGATTTCCCCCGCTTACTGGGGCCTCTTCTCGTTGCGTCGCTTTTTAGCAGCCTGTAGTACAGAAGACTATCTAACGCTGCAAAACAGCCGTGATCTCAAACGATTTGCGTTTGGCTTGATGGGAACCGCCTTGATCTCACCCATTACCGGAGCCGTATTAAGCGTGATTCTGACATTACACAGACCCGCCGGCCAGAAAATGTTAGCCATTAATATCAGTTCGAATCAGATCATTTTAGTTGCCATTGGCGGCTTATTATTCATCCTCGCCAATTTACTCAAGCGGGCCAGTCTGATCGCCGATGAAAACGCGCAAATTGTTTAG
- a CDS encoding c-type cytochrome: MRIMTWIALICLLLLSGFSNLAISAEPAATLVSSIRVQPGFQVELLRSAGKDESSWISMTFDDRGRLILGLDDVGVGRLTLNHDPSKVKFEKIENTFKHCRGVLYAHNSLYVSVTNGKGFYRLQDTTGDDQFDQKTLLKKLDYRSRFGHGCNQIVLGPDNMIYIVVGNDVSFPEGTSPNSPYRDPRNDHLLPNPHDAGQDNRVGYILRTDADGKQWDVLAGGFRNQVDLAFNKEGEMFTYDADMEWDVGQPWYRPTRVNHVVSGGEYGWRWGTGKWPDYFADSLPTTLDTALGSPTGMIFGTKSNFPARFKNALFIADWQNGRILLVDLIPSGASYTCKYEVFLEGGPLNVCDMQFGPDGALYFITGGRGSQSGLYRVTPKMNQKSQSGTPPISDQVKAQSRTARKLRRELEVFHVQQNANIDDLWKHLNSEDRWLRFAARRAIENQDVSQWRKRALAESQPTAAIDGLIALCRQGDSTDRDGVLGALNRIDLKKLKQSQLLGLLRVYQLCFIRLGRPDTTQATAVNRRLSSLYPHPTSSVNHLLGELLVYLQDTDIVTKSISLLSDTSTQEEQIRAARTLTFAKQGWNEDRQRHFLKWLGHARTFSGGKQITERIRDIRTDFIAILSEQERQKFSKEIAALDKPLVELETVPARPVVQEWTLSDLEPHLTSVASNRSYKSARQALLAANCLKCHRIGSTGAQIGPDLTNVGKRFDARAILESIIAPSKVMDSKYLYTVYVLTNGKVVTGRPVGVSRTTITVETDPLKQTTVPVLRKDIEEAVLSKTSPMPANLINVLTQEEILDLLAYLKSGGNPEATAFQSQK, encoded by the coding sequence ATGAGAATCATGACCTGGATCGCTCTGATTTGTCTGTTACTCCTTTCCGGGTTCTCCAATTTAGCTATCTCTGCGGAGCCGGCTGCGACCCTCGTGAGTTCGATTCGTGTTCAGCCAGGATTTCAGGTGGAACTGTTGCGTTCTGCCGGTAAAGACGAAAGCTCCTGGATTAGTATGACCTTCGATGACCGGGGACGGCTGATCCTGGGACTCGACGATGTTGGAGTGGGGCGACTCACACTCAATCACGATCCGTCCAAAGTAAAATTCGAAAAGATTGAAAACACGTTCAAACACTGTCGTGGAGTACTGTATGCGCACAACAGCCTGTATGTCAGCGTTACCAATGGAAAAGGATTTTATCGTTTACAGGACACGACAGGCGATGATCAATTTGATCAAAAAACTCTGTTAAAAAAGCTGGACTATCGCAGTCGCTTCGGTCATGGCTGTAACCAGATTGTGCTCGGCCCCGATAATATGATCTATATCGTTGTCGGTAACGATGTCTCTTTCCCGGAGGGAACGTCGCCAAATTCACCTTATCGCGATCCGCGCAATGACCACTTGCTGCCCAACCCCCATGATGCCGGTCAGGATAATCGTGTCGGCTATATTTTACGAACCGATGCCGATGGGAAACAATGGGATGTTCTTGCAGGTGGATTTCGCAATCAGGTTGATCTGGCTTTCAACAAGGAAGGGGAGATGTTTACCTACGATGCCGACATGGAATGGGATGTCGGTCAGCCCTGGTATCGACCGACTCGTGTCAATCATGTTGTGTCAGGTGGTGAATATGGTTGGCGTTGGGGAACCGGGAAATGGCCAGACTATTTTGCCGACAGTCTCCCCACGACGCTGGATACTGCCTTGGGCTCACCAACGGGAATGATTTTTGGAACGAAAAGCAATTTTCCCGCTCGATTTAAAAATGCCCTGTTTATTGCTGACTGGCAAAATGGTCGTATCCTGCTGGTCGATCTGATTCCCTCGGGAGCAAGTTATACCTGCAAATATGAAGTTTTTCTGGAAGGGGGGCCACTCAATGTGTGTGACATGCAATTTGGTCCCGATGGTGCGTTGTACTTCATTACCGGAGGACGTGGTTCCCAATCGGGCTTATATCGCGTCACTCCCAAGATGAATCAAAAAAGTCAATCAGGGACACCTCCAATTAGCGATCAGGTCAAAGCACAATCACGGACTGCGCGAAAGTTAAGACGGGAGCTGGAAGTGTTTCATGTTCAACAGAATGCGAACATTGATGATCTCTGGAAGCATCTCAATAGTGAAGATCGCTGGCTTCGTTTTGCTGCCCGGCGTGCGATTGAAAACCAGGATGTTTCCCAGTGGCGCAAACGGGCTCTGGCAGAGTCACAGCCTACTGCTGCCATTGACGGTCTGATCGCTTTGTGTCGGCAAGGTGATTCAACCGACCGTGATGGTGTTCTGGGAGCGCTCAATCGAATCGATTTGAAAAAGTTGAAACAATCGCAATTGCTTGGTTTGCTGCGTGTCTACCAACTCTGTTTTATCAGACTGGGACGACCTGATACCACACAAGCGACCGCCGTTAATCGCCGACTGAGTTCCCTTTATCCTCATCCCACAAGTAGTGTGAACCACCTGCTTGGGGAATTACTTGTTTATTTACAAGATACGGATATTGTTACTAAATCGATCAGCTTATTATCAGATACTTCGACGCAGGAAGAACAGATACGCGCAGCGCGAACACTGACCTTTGCGAAACAGGGCTGGAATGAAGATCGACAACGTCATTTTCTTAAGTGGTTGGGACATGCGCGTACCTTCAGCGGGGGTAAACAGATCACCGAACGAATTCGCGATATTCGAACTGACTTTATCGCAATCTTAAGTGAGCAGGAACGTCAGAAATTCAGTAAAGAAATCGCTGCGCTTGATAAACCGTTGGTTGAACTCGAAACAGTACCGGCGCGGCCGGTGGTCCAGGAGTGGACCTTAAGCGATCTCGAACCTCATCTCACTTCTGTCGCATCGAACCGATCCTATAAAAGTGCACGACAGGCATTATTAGCGGCCAATTGTCTCAAGTGCCATCGTATCGGTTCCACGGGCGCACAGATTGGCCCTGATCTGACCAACGTCGGTAAGCGTTTTGATGCGCGTGCGATTCTGGAATCAATCATTGCTCCTTCCAAAGTCATGGACTCCAAATACCTTTATACCGTTTATGTGCTGACCAATGGTAAAGTGGTGACCGGGAGGCCTGTCGGAGTCAGCCGCACCACAATTACAGTGGAAACTGATCCCTTAAAACAAACAACAGTTCCCGTGCTTCGCAAAGACATTGAAGAGGCGGTGCTCTCGAAAACATCACCGATGCCTGCCAATCTGATCAATGTGCTTACACAAGAAGAAATTCTTGATCTGCTGGCTTATCTCAAATCCGGCGGCAACCCGGAAGCGACTGCCTTTCAGAGTCAGAAATGA
- a CDS encoding endonuclease/exonuclease/phosphatase family protein: protein MPKHRLINPNIIFHTVICSVFSILCISSLDVYGAEKTDTLRILCYNIHYGQGNDGKYDVERLAKAIKRTKPDLVALQEVDVGVKRSGRVHEAQRLAELTGMAVRFGPTQHYEGGLFGNAVLTRLPILNVMIQPLPYTESTKERVTYPRGAIAVTVRGPNGEPLRFISTHFQHNVPEDRVAEAKAINKHFAVNNEIPTILAGDMNATPDSEPIKILLKQWTNAIDKAAAPSAPATKPRSRIDYIFYRPASRFQMIKSEVIAEPMASDHLPVFAILKLQQD, encoded by the coding sequence ATGCCGAAACATCGCCTGATCAATCCCAACATTATTTTTCATACTGTAATATGTTCCGTGTTTTCAATTCTCTGCATCTCGTCTCTAGACGTTTATGGTGCAGAGAAGACTGATACATTGCGGATTTTGTGTTACAACATTCACTATGGTCAGGGAAATGATGGGAAGTACGATGTAGAGCGATTGGCGAAAGCGATCAAACGTACCAAGCCGGATTTAGTCGCTTTACAGGAAGTTGATGTGGGGGTCAAGCGGTCTGGTCGCGTTCACGAAGCGCAACGGTTGGCTGAACTGACAGGCATGGCGGTACGCTTTGGACCCACACAACATTATGAAGGGGGGCTGTTCGGGAACGCCGTTCTGACTCGATTGCCAATTCTCAATGTGATGATTCAACCATTGCCTTATACCGAAAGTACCAAAGAACGGGTGACTTACCCACGAGGAGCCATTGCCGTTACCGTGCGCGGCCCCAATGGAGAGCCATTACGGTTTATCAGCACACACTTTCAACACAATGTGCCTGAAGATCGAGTTGCGGAAGCAAAAGCGATCAACAAACATTTTGCTGTCAATAATGAGATCCCTACGATACTGGCTGGCGATATGAATGCCACCCCTGACTCGGAACCGATCAAAATCTTGCTGAAGCAGTGGACCAATGCCATTGACAAAGCTGCCGCACCGAGCGCTCCCGCAACCAAACCCAGATCTCGTATTGATTATATCTTCTACCGGCCAGCATCCCGATTCCAAATGATCAAATCGGAAGTCATTGCCGAGCCAATGGCATCAGATCATTTACCCGTTTTTGCCATTTTGAAATTACAGCAAGATTGA
- a CDS encoding calcineurin-like phosphoesterase C-terminal domain-containing protein — MRLRPLLKLLLSLLFIVSHHESGQADTKKDGQQTATGYVFYDANHNRKRDAGEQVLPCVRVSNGRDIVCTDENGQYQLPVTDDTILFVIKPQGWRTPLSKNLTPEFYYIHKPKGSPKSKYAGVKPTGPLPASVDFPLYPQKEPAQFRALFFGDPQPRNQKEIDYIAHDVLEELVGTDASFGVTLGDILFDDLSLFESQARGIALLGIPWYNVIGNHDINYDAPNDKLSDETFERAFGPAYYSFDYGQVHFLVLDDIEWIVSEKGKKGKYQGGFGKEQMEFIKNDLKQIPEDQLVVLMMHIPLVDVKDRQELYRLIEKRPFCMSISGHTHHHEHRFITKADGWRGPKPHHHVINVTVSGSWWSGAPDERGIPHTMMADGAPNGYSIISFDGKDYNVDFRAAGRPTDYQMNILAPEEVATDQLANTDIYVNVFNGSEKSKVEMLIGNSGTWIPMHHKAEIDPSFKKLSETENAIKDKKWRDLPKPKKSTHLWHAKLPEGVKPGTHLLRVRTVEMDGDKHQSGRVIRVIPAKQAQKTASTEK; from the coding sequence ATGCGTCTACGACCATTGCTGAAATTGCTTTTGAGCTTACTTTTTATCGTTTCTCATCATGAGAGTGGGCAGGCAGATACAAAAAAGGACGGACAACAGACTGCAACCGGTTATGTATTTTATGATGCTAACCACAATCGGAAACGAGATGCGGGAGAACAGGTCTTACCTTGTGTTCGCGTTTCCAATGGTCGCGATATCGTGTGTACTGACGAAAATGGCCAATATCAACTCCCTGTCACTGATGATACGATTCTGTTCGTAATCAAGCCACAAGGCTGGCGGACTCCACTCAGTAAGAACCTGACACCCGAGTTTTATTATATTCATAAACCAAAAGGATCACCCAAATCGAAATACGCGGGTGTGAAGCCTACTGGCCCACTTCCCGCTTCGGTAGACTTCCCGCTTTACCCTCAAAAAGAACCTGCTCAGTTTCGGGCGCTGTTCTTTGGAGATCCACAGCCACGGAACCAGAAGGAAATTGATTATATCGCGCATGACGTGTTGGAAGAGTTGGTAGGAACCGACGCGTCATTTGGTGTGACTCTGGGTGATATTTTATTTGATGACCTTTCCCTGTTTGAATCCCAGGCACGAGGTATCGCTCTGTTGGGAATTCCCTGGTACAACGTTATCGGCAACCATGATATCAACTACGATGCGCCCAATGATAAATTGAGCGATGAAACATTTGAACGCGCCTTTGGCCCCGCTTACTACTCGTTCGACTATGGACAAGTGCATTTTCTGGTACTCGATGATATTGAATGGATTGTTTCTGAAAAAGGAAAGAAAGGAAAATATCAAGGCGGCTTTGGTAAAGAACAAATGGAGTTTATCAAGAATGATTTGAAACAGATTCCCGAAGATCAACTCGTTGTGTTAATGATGCACATTCCCCTGGTGGACGTAAAAGATCGCCAGGAACTTTATCGTTTAATTGAAAAACGTCCCTTCTGCATGTCCATTTCCGGGCACACGCATCATCATGAGCACCGCTTTATTACCAAAGCGGATGGCTGGCGGGGTCCCAAGCCACATCATCACGTCATCAATGTCACCGTCAGTGGTAGCTGGTGGTCTGGTGCACCTGACGAGCGAGGAATTCCCCACACTATGATGGCCGACGGTGCTCCCAATGGTTATTCCATTATCAGTTTCGACGGCAAAGATTATAACGTTGATTTCCGCGCCGCAGGTCGGCCAACTGACTATCAGATGAATATCTTGGCTCCCGAAGAGGTTGCTACAGATCAGTTGGCTAATACTGATATCTATGTAAATGTCTTCAATGGATCTGAAAAATCAAAAGTGGAAATGCTGATTGGAAATAGTGGCACCTGGATTCCAATGCACCACAAAGCGGAAATCGATCCCAGCTTCAAAAAATTGTCTGAGACAGAAAATGCCATCAAAGACAAAAAATGGCGTGATCTACCTAAGCCCAAAAAATCAACACACCTCTGGCATGCCAAGTTACCTGAAGGAGTGAAACCGGGAACCCATCTGCTACGAGTTCGTACCGTCGAAATGGACGGAGATAAACATCAAAGCGGCCGGGTGATTCGCGTGATTCCCGCCAAACAGGCACAGAAGACTGCCTCGACGGAAAAATAA
- a CDS encoding sulfatase-like hydrolase/transferase, which translates to MCDRIFNPATILVLFSIVLNHGMSSSLEAAERQPGDRPNLIVIMVDDMGYAGVSCFGNPYFKTPEIDRLANEGLKLTDFHSSGTVCSPTRAGLLTGRYQQRAGIEAVIHPVSNHPEHRKGLRKIENTFAEQLKQAGYRTGLIGKWHQGYPHNTSEFHPDHHGFDTFIGYHSGNIDFISHVGDHVKHDWWHGRTETHETGYSTHLINRYALQFIKDNREQPFCLYVAHEAIHNPVQVPGDPVRRSEAEGWKRWKPANKAERIEKYKGMTLPIDVGVGQIRQTLVDLRLDQNTFVLFFSDNGPARDFPSGSPQWRGGKGSVYEGGHRVPAIAWWPGKIKAGTSSNTPAISIDVMPTLLSLAKVKMPEERPLDGVDLSPVLLKQQAVAKRPLFWASLSNNGRRSEAMRHGPWKLVVQHPKAKPGTFENEKIELYRLDLDPGEQKNRVKQEPEQAAAMLKQLKDWYQDTQSTATPQPGGWLSKGT; encoded by the coding sequence ATGTGTGATCGTATATTTAATCCTGCAACGATTCTGGTACTGTTTTCGATCGTTTTAAACCATGGCATGTCGTCATCGCTGGAAGCAGCAGAGCGACAGCCCGGAGATCGCCCGAATTTAATCGTGATCATGGTGGATGACATGGGCTATGCCGGCGTGAGTTGTTTTGGAAATCCCTATTTCAAGACCCCGGAAATTGATCGACTGGCAAACGAAGGACTAAAGCTGACCGACTTCCATTCTTCGGGTACCGTTTGCTCACCCACACGCGCGGGATTATTGACGGGTCGCTATCAACAGCGGGCGGGAATTGAAGCCGTCATTCATCCGGTCAGCAATCATCCTGAACATCGCAAAGGCTTGCGCAAAATCGAGAACACATTTGCGGAACAATTAAAACAAGCCGGCTACCGAACAGGTTTAATTGGCAAGTGGCACCAGGGGTATCCTCATAACACGTCCGAGTTTCATCCGGATCATCATGGCTTTGATACCTTCATCGGCTACCATAGCGGGAACATCGATTTCATCAGCCATGTCGGCGATCATGTCAAGCATGACTGGTGGCACGGACGAACTGAAACGCACGAAACTGGTTACTCGACTCATTTGATTAATCGGTATGCCCTTCAATTCATCAAGGACAATCGAGAACAACCCTTCTGTTTGTATGTCGCACATGAAGCCATTCACAATCCGGTTCAAGTCCCCGGCGACCCTGTCCGACGTAGCGAAGCAGAGGGATGGAAACGTTGGAAACCAGCCAACAAAGCAGAACGAATTGAAAAGTACAAAGGCATGACACTTCCCATCGATGTTGGTGTCGGGCAGATTCGCCAAACGCTTGTGGACTTGAGACTCGACCAAAACACGTTCGTTTTATTCTTCTCTGACAACGGTCCTGCACGAGACTTTCCCAGCGGTAGCCCCCAATGGCGAGGGGGTAAAGGATCGGTCTACGAAGGCGGACACCGTGTGCCAGCCATTGCCTGGTGGCCGGGGAAAATCAAAGCGGGAACGTCTTCCAATACACCCGCCATCAGTATTGATGTGATGCCCACCCTGCTCTCATTGGCAAAAGTGAAAATGCCAGAGGAGCGTCCTTTGGACGGTGTTGATCTCTCACCGGTCTTATTAAAACAACAGGCTGTTGCCAAACGCCCCCTGTTCTGGGCTTCGCTTTCCAATAATGGGAGACGATCCGAGGCGATGCGTCATGGTCCGTGGAAACTGGTAGTCCAGCATCCCAAAGCAAAACCGGGGACGTTTGAAAACGAAAAGATCGAACTCTATCGGCTCGACCTGGATCCAGGCGAACAAAAAAATCGGGTTAAGCAAGAACCAGAACAGGCAGCCGCAATGCTGAAACAATTGAAAGACTGGTACCAGGACACACAGTCGACTGCAACTCCACAACCGGGAGGCTGGCTCTCAAAAGGAACTTAA
- a CDS encoding helix-turn-helix domain-containing protein, with product MKICITLDVMLAKRKVTSRDLARYVGITEQNLSLLKSGKVKGIRFGTLEKICEFLNCQPGDILQFETSEQRKVA from the coding sequence ATGAAAATTTGCATTACTTTGGATGTCATGCTGGCCAAACGCAAAGTCACTTCGCGTGATCTGGCACGTTATGTGGGAATTACCGAGCAAAATCTTTCTCTGCTGAAATCAGGAAAGGTGAAGGGAATTCGTTTTGGTACTCTGGAAAAAATTTGTGAGTTCCTGAATTGCCAGCCAGGTGATATACTACAATTCGAAACGAGTGAACAAAGAAAGGTGGCCTGA
- a CDS encoding DUF1559 domain-containing protein yields MLLHFSRIAGARINKSLHRRGFTLIELLVVIAIIAILIALLLPAVQQAREAARRSSCKNNMKQLGLALQNYHDTHRVFPPGGIIGPCGGNPPTNLTGLQECSGGQSLGGNWLLFILPQMEQGALWDKAAPILSARDPLDYMNNIFGHFSPVAYRCPSHPWDRRSNVAFRSIEHMSRGNYAANYGSGDLTASYVQATAGVFTINSSTSIRDITDGTTNTLLVGEVNYINDVTADARGAWVYSGMGGSAFSTARNPNSVDADILSRCTNTTEMPCTEANDGTQIAAMRSLHTGGAQVCLVDGSCRFISENISQTILEALGTRAGREVIGDW; encoded by the coding sequence ATGCTTCTTCACTTTTCGCGTATCGCCGGTGCGCGTATCAACAAATCGTTACATCGTCGCGGTTTTACGCTAATTGAATTACTGGTCGTCATTGCGATTATCGCAATTCTCATTGCTTTATTACTTCCCGCTGTCCAACAGGCACGTGAAGCCGCCCGCCGCAGTAGCTGCAAAAATAATATGAAACAGCTTGGTTTGGCACTCCAAAATTACCATGACACACATCGCGTATTTCCTCCAGGTGGAATCATTGGCCCCTGTGGAGGAAATCCTCCAACGAATCTCACTGGACTGCAAGAGTGCAGTGGTGGGCAAAGCCTCGGGGGAAATTGGTTGCTCTTCATTTTGCCACAAATGGAACAAGGCGCGCTTTGGGATAAAGCAGCTCCCATTTTAAGTGCAAGAGATCCATTAGATTATATGAACAACATTTTTGGTCATTTCTCTCCCGTCGCGTATCGTTGTCCCAGCCACCCCTGGGATCGTCGTAGTAATGTTGCTTTCCGTTCCATCGAACATATGTCTCGTGGAAACTACGCTGCAAACTATGGTTCTGGAGATCTAACAGCTTCTTATGTCCAGGCAACAGCGGGCGTATTTACCATTAATTCTTCCACGAGTATCAGAGATATCACAGATGGGACGACGAACACTTTGCTGGTAGGCGAAGTGAACTACATCAATGACGTCACTGCTGATGCGCGAGGCGCCTGGGTTTATTCCGGCATGGGGGGCTCTGCTTTCAGTACAGCTCGAAACCCCAATAGTGTGGATGCCGATATTCTATCGAGATGTACCAATACTACAGAAATGCCTTGTACTGAAGCGAATGACGGAACTCAGATCGCAGCCATGCGAAGTCTGCATACCGGTGGTGCGCAGGTCTGTCTCGTCGATGGTTCCTGTCGATTCATTTCGGAAAATATCAGCCAGACGATTTTGGAGGCACTGGGAACACGTGCCGGTCGTGAAGTGATTGGCGATTGGTAA